A single window of Halotalea alkalilenta DNA harbors:
- a CDS encoding polysaccharide biosynthesis tyrosine autokinase codes for MPEDSKGQVVSPQPSASSDDIDLGRLVGLLVDHKWTIAGITGVFAAAGVAHALLATPIYSSDAMVQIEDKSPISNPLQDLTGYLGQTPSSDAEMQIIQSRLVLGQAVNAEALDVVVTPHRWPVIGDFLARMNVERPFFAEGGSSVWASERVAIAMFQVDSQYQGRNFTLTVEDEGRFRLSLDGEDLGEGIVGENAQFLDGAVTLRISENSAPPGAEFDLVKRSELSAINSVRSSLTVAPAGRSVNVLSLTYTDPDRERGRRTLEAITQVYLQQNIQRSSAEAEQSLQFLQEQLPQVREELTAAEEKLNTYRIQQDSVDLPMETQSVLTRLVNIDSQINQLEFAEADISRRFTPSHPTYAALLQKKQQLQQERGNLNREINALPETQQQILRLQRDVEVNQQVYVQMLNRVQETNIIRASTVGNVRIIDNAVSQPGPISPQKGLIVAISTIVGLLLALCYVLVRSFFNRGIESPDQIEAINLPVYATVPLSEEQLKLTRRVKSSSKGPSAFSGLLALHNPSDLSIEAIRGLRTSLHFAMLESDDNVLMITGPSPGIGKSFIAANLAEICAQGEQKVLLIDADMRKGHIHDALQLKAHGGLSDYLSGQSMLTEVIKKTANEKLDVITRGSAPPNPAELLMGSRFTAFLKEVKEQYDLVIIDTPPVLAVTDALIVGRQVGTTMTVVRFAYNPIRELEQMRRKLENGGVNLKGAILNAVERKAATSYGYGYYNYSYK; via the coding sequence ATGCCAGAAGATTCTAAAGGTCAAGTAGTATCACCGCAGCCGTCTGCGTCGAGCGATGATATCGATCTCGGGCGTCTTGTTGGCCTATTGGTCGATCACAAGTGGACGATTGCCGGAATCACTGGTGTATTCGCCGCCGCCGGTGTCGCCCATGCGTTGTTGGCGACACCAATTTATAGTTCTGATGCGATGGTGCAGATCGAGGACAAAAGCCCGATCAGCAATCCGCTGCAGGATTTGACCGGCTATCTGGGGCAAACGCCGTCTTCTGATGCCGAGATGCAGATCATCCAGTCTCGCTTGGTGCTCGGACAGGCAGTCAATGCCGAAGCGTTGGATGTTGTCGTCACCCCCCATCGCTGGCCAGTGATAGGAGATTTTCTCGCCCGGATGAATGTAGAACGTCCTTTCTTCGCCGAAGGTGGTTCCAGTGTTTGGGCGAGCGAGCGTGTCGCTATCGCTATGTTTCAGGTCGATAGCCAGTATCAAGGGCGAAACTTTACCCTCACCGTTGAAGATGAAGGCCGTTTCCGCCTCAGCCTCGACGGAGAAGACCTGGGTGAGGGAATCGTTGGAGAAAACGCACAATTTCTCGATGGAGCCGTCACCCTGCGGATCAGTGAAAATTCAGCTCCTCCGGGTGCTGAGTTTGATTTGGTGAAGAGATCCGAGCTATCGGCAATCAATAGTGTCAGATCATCCCTTACCGTCGCTCCTGCTGGCAGGAGTGTAAATGTGCTCTCGTTGACTTACACGGATCCTGATAGGGAGCGAGGGCGCAGAACGCTAGAGGCCATTACCCAGGTTTATCTGCAACAGAATATCCAGCGATCTAGCGCAGAAGCGGAACAAAGTCTTCAGTTTCTTCAGGAACAGCTCCCACAGGTTAGGGAAGAGCTGACTGCAGCGGAAGAAAAACTCAATACCTACCGTATCCAGCAGGATAGCGTTGACTTGCCGATGGAAACTCAGTCCGTACTGACTCGGCTGGTAAATATCGATTCCCAGATTAATCAGCTGGAATTTGCCGAGGCGGATATCTCTCGTCGGTTTACGCCGAGCCATCCCACCTACGCTGCGTTGTTGCAAAAGAAGCAACAGCTGCAGCAGGAGCGTGGCAACCTGAATAGGGAAATCAACGCGCTGCCTGAGACCCAGCAGCAGATCCTGCGTCTGCAGCGGGATGTCGAGGTCAACCAGCAAGTCTATGTGCAGATGCTCAATCGGGTGCAGGAAACCAACATCATCCGGGCCAGCACGGTGGGCAACGTTCGCATTATCGATAATGCTGTGAGTCAGCCTGGTCCGATATCACCGCAAAAAGGTTTGATCGTCGCTATTTCCACGATAGTTGGCCTTCTGCTTGCGCTTTGCTATGTGTTAGTACGAAGCTTCTTTAATCGTGGTATAGAGTCCCCCGATCAAATTGAGGCAATCAATTTGCCAGTTTATGCAACAGTGCCCCTTTCCGAAGAACAGCTGAAGCTTACTCGCAGGGTTAAAAGTAGCAGTAAAGGGCCGTCGGCCTTTTCTGGCTTGCTGGCACTGCATAATCCTTCTGACCTCTCCATTGAGGCAATTCGAGGACTACGCACCAGTCTGCATTTCGCTATGCTCGAATCGGACGACAATGTGCTGATGATCACTGGGCCTAGTCCAGGGATCGGCAAAAGTTTCATTGCTGCCAATCTTGCGGAGATATGTGCACAAGGTGAGCAAAAAGTCCTATTAATTGATGCTGATATGCGTAAAGGACATATCCACGACGCATTGCAGTTGAAAGCCCACGGGGGACTGTCAGATTATCTCTCTGGGCAAAGTATGCTAACCGAAGTCATCAAGAAAACTGCTAACGAAAAATTGGATGTCATCACTCGAGGCAGCGCTCCGCCTAACCCGGCAGAGCTGCTAATGGGATCGCGTTTCACTGCATTCCTGAAAGAGGTGAAAGAGCAGTATGATCTTGTCATTATAGATACGCCCCCTGTGCTTGCAGTGACCGATGCGCTTATCGTTGGACGCCAGGTGGGAACTACAATGACTGTAGTGAGATTTGCTTATAATCCGATTCGCGAACTCGAACAGATGCGTCGTAAACTTGAAAATGGAGGGGTGAACCTCAAGGGTGCCATATTGAACGCAGTAGAAAGGAAGGCGGCAACCTCCTATGGATATGGCTATTACAATTACAGCTATAAATAA
- a CDS encoding polysaccharide export protein has product MTGTLTRWCFCLAFIAPIAGCAFAPGGNIDYSTDSAPIDDLVDVEPITLGLVRAQATEARLTRDAFDRSIRTSREQLPVYEYRIGAGDILSVVVYDHPELTNPAGGDQSAAERGTVVHADGTIYYPYIGTIQAEGRTIQEIRSEISGRLASFISTPQIDVRVVGFNSQKFYVTGQVNQSGVQAITNVPMTVLDAIASAGGLGDDADWHEVTLTHDGQDIRLSLYDMLANGDLSQNRVLQNGDVLHVPDVGNQKVYVMGEVGSARAIPMGGTRYSLTDALAQSGGMNEASANATGIFVIRQAPEGSDKLATVYQLNAKNSAALMLGAQFMLQPTDIIYVTTTALGRWNRTISLLLPSVTSIYQVTRTGNEVDDLRNR; this is encoded by the coding sequence ATGACTGGAACGCTCACTCGCTGGTGCTTCTGCCTGGCTTTTATTGCGCCTATCGCCGGTTGCGCTTTCGCCCCGGGCGGTAATATCGACTACAGCACCGATAGTGCCCCGATCGATGACCTGGTCGACGTCGAGCCCATCACCCTCGGGCTGGTGAGAGCACAGGCGACGGAGGCTAGGCTTACCCGTGACGCCTTCGATCGCAGCATCAGGACCTCGCGCGAACAGCTGCCGGTATATGAATACAGGATTGGCGCTGGCGATATACTCTCCGTCGTGGTTTACGACCATCCTGAGTTGACCAACCCCGCCGGAGGGGACCAGTCCGCGGCGGAGCGCGGTACTGTCGTTCATGCGGATGGCACCATCTATTACCCCTATATCGGTACCATCCAGGCGGAGGGGCGCACGATTCAGGAGATTCGCTCCGAGATATCCGGCCGGCTTGCCAGCTTTATTTCTACCCCCCAGATCGATGTGCGGGTCGTCGGCTTCAATTCACAGAAGTTCTACGTGACCGGACAAGTGAATCAATCGGGTGTCCAAGCGATTACTAACGTGCCGATGACCGTGCTCGACGCTATCGCATCAGCGGGCGGCTTAGGTGATGACGCTGATTGGCACGAAGTCACCCTGACCCACGATGGACAGGATATTCGCTTGTCGCTCTACGATATGCTGGCCAATGGCGATCTTTCCCAGAACCGAGTGCTGCAGAACGGTGACGTACTCCACGTGCCTGATGTGGGCAATCAGAAGGTTTACGTTATGGGAGAGGTGGGGAGTGCAAGAGCAATTCCCATGGGTGGAACCCGATACTCACTGACCGATGCGCTGGCCCAGAGTGGTGGGATGAATGAAGCAAGTGCCAATGCCACCGGCATTTTCGTGATTCGCCAGGCGCCGGAAGGCAGCGACAAGCTGGCTACCGTGTATCAATTGAACGCCAAAAACTCCGCAGCGCTGATGCTGGGCGCGCAATTCATGCTGCAGCCCACCGATATCATCTATGTCACCACGACGGCGCTGGGTCGTTGGAACCGCACTATTAGTCTGTTGCTGCCTTCGGTTACCTCCATCTACCAAGTCACCCGCACGGGTAACGAGGTGGACGATCTACGCAACCGCTGA
- a CDS encoding YjbF family lipoprotein, protein MSMTGRLRAALFCAAATWLSGCSTGDTSPLGASLSAIVSGGGDVATDAERIPYASLEVSTGGNQSLMVMAYRRGSDTYWQARDRATVVLREGRLDATSGFEQDLLGVKVEDQEASAELPWQNAATTPQRYRLTAHWQQQDSVRHSAVGAATLQCDNATQTVALSLTTRMLQRCIETVDWGRDGRTRNVFWRDPGDMRIWAATETPRPGGERFEWRIARPWWPAQVPPVPDQGS, encoded by the coding sequence ATGTCGATGACGGGCCGCCTTCGGGCGGCCTTGTTCTGCGCAGCGGCCACTTGGCTCAGCGGCTGCAGCACCGGCGACACTTCTCCGCTCGGCGCTTCCTTGAGTGCGATCGTCAGCGGCGGCGGCGATGTCGCAACGGATGCCGAACGCATCCCCTATGCTTCGCTTGAGGTCTCCACCGGTGGCAACCAGTCGCTGATGGTGATGGCTTACCGCCGCGGCAGCGATACCTACTGGCAGGCGCGCGACCGGGCCACCGTGGTGCTCCGAGAAGGCCGGCTCGACGCGACCTCAGGCTTCGAGCAGGATCTGCTCGGCGTCAAGGTCGAGGACCAAGAGGCGAGTGCCGAGCTGCCGTGGCAAAACGCCGCCACGACTCCGCAGCGCTACCGCTTGACCGCCCACTGGCAGCAGCAGGACAGCGTGCGCCACTCAGCCGTCGGCGCCGCCACGCTGCAGTGTGACAACGCCACTCAGACCGTGGCGCTCAGCCTCACCACACGTATGCTGCAGCGCTGCATCGAGACGGTGGATTGGGGGCGCGATGGCCGCACTCGCAACGTGTTCTGGCGCGACCCCGGAGACATGCGGATCTGGGCTGCCACCGAGACCCCACGTCCGGGTGGCGAGCGATTCGAATGGCGTATCGCCCGCCCTTGGTGGCCGGCCCAAGTGCCGCCCGTACCCGATCAGGGCAGCTGA
- a CDS encoding capsule biosynthesis GfcC family protein — protein sequence MTRLRSLLCTATLPLLLAAAIAPWHQAVAQPGDATPAPTLRDAWLAAAQQQDIDWGYAFILRSRDSERISASANRLPEELQVIATQRLIQGSPAESRAMLAWREALLESVAEPRRTPGRADLPLLLNRPRLNVPLEEIAQFGYCTAPDWVEVWSLKGVTRVAWHPGMTVMSALKALGSEAYASSDTASLVSPSGDTVRLGIASWNAQNAPLAPGARLVMEIQANSASGDWVNAVLPWFLASRLPGDQCTQFAPSAQIQGVSQP from the coding sequence ATGACACGTCTACGCTCATTGCTTTGCACTGCCACCCTGCCGCTGCTGCTCGCCGCAGCGATTGCCCCTTGGCATCAAGCTGTCGCCCAACCAGGCGACGCTACCCCGGCCCCGACGCTGAGGGATGCCTGGCTCGCCGCTGCGCAGCAGCAGGATATCGACTGGGGTTATGCCTTCATCCTGCGCAGCCGCGATAGCGAAAGGATTTCCGCCTCAGCCAACCGCCTGCCCGAAGAGTTGCAGGTGATCGCGACCCAGCGCCTGATACAGGGCAGCCCTGCCGAGAGCCGGGCGATGCTGGCGTGGCGCGAAGCACTGCTCGAAAGCGTTGCCGAGCCTCGGCGCACCCCAGGGCGTGCTGATTTGCCATTGCTGCTCAACCGGCCTCGGCTCAATGTACCGCTCGAAGAAATCGCCCAGTTCGGCTACTGCACCGCACCTGATTGGGTGGAGGTGTGGAGTCTCAAAGGCGTCACTCGCGTTGCCTGGCACCCGGGGATGACGGTAATGAGCGCGCTGAAAGCGCTGGGGAGCGAAGCCTATGCCAGCAGCGATACGGCAAGCCTGGTATCCCCCAGCGGCGACACCGTGCGCCTCGGTATCGCCTCGTGGAATGCACAGAATGCCCCGCTTGCACCTGGCGCGCGCCTGGTGATGGAGATTCAAGCCAACAGCGCATCCGGAGACTGGGTCAATGCCGTACTCCCCTGGTTTCTCGCCAGCCGCCTGCCAGGTGATCAGTGCACTCAATTCGCCCCCAGCGCCCAAATACAGGGAGTGAGCCAGCCGTGA
- a CDS encoding YjbH domain-containing protein, whose translation MNTSHSVRATMMSLPRPVRTRLAWAVRAILARPRPLLPPTIAGVMLAMSCAAQAQQNLPKQDNLGSSQSDFGGVGLMQTPTARFAPLGNAAFTYSRASPYRRYNFSFQPLSWMEAGFRYTEFENRSYGSVARDRNYLDRGFDIKLKLSDESRYWPALAVGSRDIGGTGLFSAEYVVASKRWYDLDFTLGMGWGYLGNSGDFSSPFGWASDRFNNRPGRESTSAGDFNLDQLFRGDVALFGGIEYQTPWDPLVLQLEYEGNDYQNEPNPNSSLPNNNQPRDSRVNIGARYHVNENLALNVGYQRGNTLMAGVTLSANLGGLAQIKFDPEPVPLEAEPPVTHTEDWSEVRRQLAANAGIKVYRVVEQGNTLLVEGEPTTYRSMPEAEGRANRILHNAAGRDITTFRYRWYSQGVAIREDVQPRQAFVDALASEDANIGYRHSIYSLAATNRPAKGEVLDEPSYPRFNYDIGPGLQQNVGGPDGYLYQVTANLAASYRTDRNGWFSGLVAYNLFDNYDRAEYTTRSRLPRVRTYIDRYVQGSDFSVRNLQYTRTAQLGDDWYAMAYGGLLETMYSGAGGELMYRPFNTPLAFGMDINWVKQRDFDGGFGTRDYDVWTGHITGYWETGFEDVLAKLSVGRYLAGDVGATLDLSRQFASGVRLGAWATRTDAGDDYGEGSFDKGIYVTIPLDAFFVKSSRNQVGLAWQPLIRDGGARLGRAYSLYDLTSERWMGNYWNQTPDALKP comes from the coding sequence GTGAACACCTCTCACTCCGTCCGCGCCACTATGATGTCGCTCCCGCGCCCGGTACGTACGCGCCTGGCCTGGGCGGTGCGTGCCATCCTTGCAAGGCCGCGGCCGCTACTGCCCCCAACAATTGCTGGGGTGATGCTGGCGATGAGCTGTGCCGCCCAAGCCCAGCAGAATCTCCCCAAACAGGATAATCTCGGCAGCTCACAGAGCGACTTCGGCGGCGTCGGCCTGATGCAGACCCCAACCGCCCGCTTCGCCCCGCTGGGTAATGCAGCCTTCACCTATAGCCGCGCCAGCCCCTATCGCCGCTATAACTTCAGCTTTCAACCGTTGAGCTGGATGGAAGCGGGCTTCCGCTATACCGAGTTCGAAAATCGCTCCTACGGCTCTGTCGCCAGAGACCGCAACTATCTCGACCGCGGGTTCGACATCAAGCTCAAGCTGAGCGACGAAAGCCGCTACTGGCCGGCGCTCGCCGTCGGTTCGCGGGATATCGGCGGTACCGGGCTGTTCTCGGCCGAGTATGTGGTCGCGAGCAAGCGCTGGTACGACCTTGATTTCACCCTCGGCATGGGCTGGGGGTATTTAGGCAACAGCGGGGATTTCTCCAGCCCGTTCGGCTGGGCCAGCGACCGCTTTAATAATCGCCCGGGCCGCGAGAGCACCAGCGCGGGCGATTTCAATCTCGACCAGCTGTTCCGCGGCGACGTGGCACTGTTCGGCGGGATCGAGTACCAGACCCCCTGGGACCCATTGGTGCTGCAGCTCGAGTACGAGGGCAACGACTATCAGAACGAGCCCAACCCCAACTCCTCCTTGCCAAACAACAATCAGCCGCGCGATTCGCGGGTGAATATCGGCGCGCGCTATCACGTCAATGAAAATCTGGCGCTGAACGTCGGCTACCAGCGCGGCAATACGCTAATGGCCGGGGTCACACTGAGTGCAAACCTCGGCGGGCTGGCACAGATCAAGTTCGACCCGGAACCGGTCCCGCTCGAGGCTGAGCCACCGGTGACGCACACCGAGGATTGGAGCGAAGTTCGTCGCCAGCTTGCCGCCAATGCGGGGATCAAGGTCTACAGGGTGGTCGAACAGGGCAACACCCTGCTGGTCGAAGGCGAACCGACCACCTACCGCTCGATGCCGGAGGCCGAGGGGCGGGCCAACCGCATCCTGCACAATGCGGCCGGCCGCGATATCACTACTTTTCGCTATCGTTGGTACTCCCAAGGCGTGGCGATTCGCGAGGATGTCCAGCCGCGCCAGGCGTTCGTCGATGCCTTGGCGAGCGAAGACGCCAACATCGGCTATCGCCACTCGATCTACTCGCTGGCGGCAACCAACCGGCCGGCCAAGGGCGAGGTGCTCGACGAGCCGAGCTACCCTCGCTTCAACTACGATATCGGCCCGGGGCTTCAGCAGAACGTCGGCGGCCCGGATGGCTATCTTTACCAGGTCACCGCCAACCTGGCCGCCAGCTACCGTACCGATCGCAACGGCTGGTTCTCCGGCCTGGTCGCCTACAATCTGTTCGATAACTATGACCGTGCAGAGTACACCACCAGAAGCCGCCTGCCGCGGGTGCGCACCTATATCGACCGCTACGTGCAGGGGTCGGACTTCTCGGTGCGCAACCTGCAGTACACCCGCACCGCACAGCTCGGCGACGACTGGTACGCGATGGCCTACGGCGGGCTGCTCGAGACCATGTACTCCGGCGCCGGCGGCGAGCTGATGTATCGGCCGTTCAATACACCGCTGGCCTTCGGCATGGATATCAACTGGGTCAAGCAGCGCGATTTCGACGGTGGCTTCGGTACGCGCGACTACGATGTATGGACGGGCCATATCACCGGCTACTGGGAGACCGGGTTCGAAGACGTGCTGGCCAAGCTCAGCGTCGGCCGCTACCTCGCCGGCGACGTCGGGGCGACGCTTGATCTGTCCCGCCAGTTCGCCTCCGGCGTGCGCCTGGGCGCCTGGGCGACCAGGACCGACGCAGGAGACGACTATGGCGAAGGCAGCTTCGACAAGGGCATCTACGTGACGATTCCGCTCGACGCCTTCTTCGTCAAGTCGAGCCGCAATCAGGTCGGCCTCGCCTGGCAGCCGCTGATCCGCGACGGCGGCGCACGGCTGGGCCGGGCCTACAGTCTTTATGACCTAACCTCGGAGCGTTGGATGGGCAACTACTGGAACCAGACCCCGGACGCACTGAAGCCCTGA
- the galU gene encoding UTP--glucose-1-phosphate uridylyltransferase GalU: MIRKAVLPVAGFGTRCLPASKAIPKEMITIVDKPVIQYVVEEAVAAGIKEIVLVTHSAKAAIENHFDKHFELETQLEAKGKTELLEELRNIIPDDVTIISVRQPEPLGLGHAVLCAKPVVGDEPFVVMLPDVLVDADGCTFAHQVPNDLGGMIDAFDRTRHAQIMVENVPREVAYKYGIVALEGDAPAPGESAMITGMVEKPKPGEEPSTLAVIGRYLLPGEIFALLERTAPGAGGEIQLTDAIDQLRAQGGVDAYRMVGDTYDCGFQLGYLEATLSFAKRHPKFGEGFKELLAKYAD, encoded by the coding sequence ATGATTCGCAAAGCAGTCCTTCCCGTTGCAGGTTTCGGCACCCGCTGCCTGCCCGCCTCCAAGGCGATCCCCAAAGAGATGATCACCATCGTCGACAAGCCGGTGATCCAGTACGTCGTCGAGGAGGCCGTCGCCGCCGGTATCAAGGAGATCGTGCTGGTCACCCACTCCGCCAAGGCCGCGATCGAAAACCACTTCGACAAGCACTTCGAGCTCGAGACCCAGCTCGAGGCCAAGGGCAAGACCGAGCTGCTCGAGGAGCTGCGCAACATCATCCCCGATGACGTCACCATCATCAGCGTCCGTCAGCCCGAACCCCTCGGCCTCGGCCACGCCGTGCTCTGCGCCAAGCCCGTGGTCGGCGACGAGCCCTTCGTGGTGATGCTGCCCGACGTGCTGGTCGACGCCGATGGCTGCACCTTCGCCCACCAGGTGCCCAACGACCTCGGCGGGATGATCGACGCCTTCGATCGCACCCGGCACGCCCAGATCATGGTCGAGAACGTGCCCAGGGAAGTCGCCTACAAGTACGGCATCGTCGCACTCGAAGGCGATGCCCCCGCCCCCGGCGAGAGCGCGATGATCACTGGCATGGTCGAGAAGCCGAAACCCGGCGAGGAGCCCTCGACGCTCGCGGTGATCGGCCGCTACCTGCTGCCCGGCGAGATCTTCGCCCTGCTCGAGCGGACCGCCCCAGGGGCCGGCGGCGAGATCCAGCTGACCGACGCGATCGACCAGCTGCGTGCCCAGGGCGGCGTCGATGCCTACCGGATGGTCGGCGATACCTACGACTGCGGCTTCCAGCTCGGCTATCTCGAGGCGACGCTGTCGTTCGCCAAGCGTCATCCGAAATTCGGCGAAGGCTTCAAGGAGCTCTTGGCCAAGTACGCCGACTGA
- a CDS encoding RES family NAD+ phosphorylase, with translation MRLAKKTPEWQHAYRIVSSAFPPIDVFEDTLDPQELEHAFAIEAMTNDRLLEQAGELGRVPVEDRISGPGSSPIMAAFTHIGRPSRFSDGSYGVYYCASSLDAAIAETRYHLGRFLAATNEGSVEVTQRSYINSIIEPLHDVRANHPDLHDPDPTRYAHSQAFAARLRAEGAWGILYASVREPGEECAALFRPPALSIPIQGPHLRYVWDGKVQDITHVLEVTER, from the coding sequence ATGAGGCTGGCGAAAAAGACGCCTGAGTGGCAGCACGCCTATCGCATTGTCAGCAGCGCCTTTCCCCCGATCGACGTCTTCGAAGACACGTTGGATCCGCAGGAGCTCGAGCATGCCTTTGCGATCGAGGCGATGACCAATGACCGGCTGCTCGAGCAAGCCGGCGAGCTTGGGCGGGTGCCGGTGGAAGATCGCATCTCTGGCCCAGGCTCCAGCCCGATCATGGCGGCCTTCACCCATATCGGACGCCCCTCGCGGTTCAGCGATGGCTCTTATGGCGTCTACTACTGTGCCAGCAGCCTGGACGCGGCGATTGCGGAGACACGCTACCATCTGGGCCGGTTTCTCGCTGCGACCAATGAAGGCTCCGTCGAGGTCACCCAGCGGAGCTACATCAACAGCATCATCGAGCCGCTGCACGATGTGCGCGCGAATCACCCCGACCTGCACGACCCGGATCCCACCCGCTATGCCCATTCTCAAGCTTTCGCCGCGCGACTCAGGGCAGAAGGTGCTTGGGGAATTCTCTATGCCAGCGTGCGCGAGCCCGGAGAGGAGTGTGCCGCGCTCTTCCGGCCCCCCGCGCTGAGCATTCCCATCCAGGGGCCGCATCTGCGCTATGTCTGGGATGGCAAAGTGCAAGATATTACCCACGTGCTGGAAGTGACCGAACGATAG
- a CDS encoding MbcA/ParS/Xre antitoxin family protein — METVERLERPDTASPEAGRVALKFFFNTMEKWGCTPAQQRVLLGGIGNTTYHKYKKLPLVRLPRDTLERISYLMGIHKALRIIFSNSPERAYGWVHSANAAPPFNGRSALDYMLNGRVMDLADTRRYLDGVRG, encoded by the coding sequence ATGGAAACCGTGGAACGCCTTGAACGTCCCGATACCGCCAGCCCCGAGGCAGGGCGTGTGGCGCTGAAGTTCTTCTTCAATACGATGGAGAAGTGGGGCTGCACGCCAGCGCAGCAGCGTGTCCTCCTGGGCGGCATCGGCAATACCACCTATCACAAGTACAAGAAGCTGCCGCTGGTTCGCCTGCCCCGTGACACCCTCGAGCGAATCTCCTATCTCATGGGTATCCACAAGGCGCTGCGGATCATCTTCAGCAATAGTCCCGAAAGAGCCTATGGCTGGGTGCACAGCGCTAATGCGGCGCCCCCTTTCAACGGTCGCTCAGCGCTTGACTACATGCTCAATGGCAGAGTCATGGATCTGGCGGATACCCGCCGCTACCTTGATGGCGTTCGGGGATGA
- a CDS encoding helix-turn-helix domain-containing protein codes for MTRIDHPQGTDNVLLDLGFDDAEELSAKAALALKLNELIDQRRLSQTEAAAITGMTQPKVSQVRRYKLQNISLERLMQALVSFDQHVEIVVRPAQPAQAHGITVVA; via the coding sequence ATGACCCGTATCGACCATCCCCAGGGCACCGACAATGTGCTGCTCGACCTCGGTTTTGACGACGCCGAAGAACTGTCAGCGAAGGCTGCGCTCGCACTCAAGCTCAACGAGCTGATCGACCAACGCCGCCTCAGCCAGACCGAAGCGGCGGCGATCACTGGCATGACGCAGCCGAAGGTGTCGCAAGTCCGCCGCTACAAGCTCCAGAACATTTCGTTGGAGCGGTTGATGCAGGCGCTGGTGTCGTTCGATCAGCATGTCGAAATCGTGGTGCGTCCCGCACAGCCGGCGCAGGCGCACGGCATCACCGTCGTGGCCTAA
- a CDS encoding type II toxin-antitoxin system RelE/ParE family toxin, producing MVQERKLLYWEGSSKKDFKEFPIYVQKDMGVALFVVQLGDTPDSAKPWKGLGSGVYELVEDYRGDTFRAVYTVRLGDAVHVLHAFQKKSKSGIATPQPDVELIEKRLKAVLARYGASGRT from the coding sequence ATGGTACAGGAACGCAAGCTCCTCTATTGGGAAGGCTCGTCGAAAAAGGACTTCAAGGAGTTCCCTATCTACGTACAGAAGGACATGGGCGTGGCGCTCTTCGTCGTCCAGTTGGGCGACACGCCGGATTCGGCCAAGCCTTGGAAGGGGTTAGGTTCCGGCGTGTACGAACTGGTTGAAGACTACCGGGGCGACACCTTCCGCGCGGTCTACACCGTGCGGCTCGGCGACGCGGTGCATGTGCTGCATGCGTTTCAGAAGAAATCCAAGTCCGGCATCGCCACGCCGCAGCCGGACGTGGAATTGATCGAGAAGCGGCTGAAAGCAGTGCTCGCCCGCTACGGGGCGAGCGGGAGAACCTGA